Genomic window (Sediminispirochaeta smaragdinae DSM 11293):
AATCATTCTTTCAAATATTCTTATTCCGAGATCGATGAAGACACCAAAAGTTGGCCAGCAAGGATTTGTGCTAAGATACTCATCTTAAATTCTCTACCCAGGATTATTATCTCAAACAGCAAAAATATTACCACTTACGTGACCAGAATAAGACCGCAAAAGGAAAGATATGCCTTGAAAGCAAAGGGATAGTATTTTTTTATATTCTTTTCTTTACAATTTAAGCCTATTTTTTATGTTTTTTATTGGTTTTAGAATTTTCTCTCTATGCTCGCTTAACCTTTTGTTCAGCAACAAGCCACTTTCACCATTAAACGGGAGTAAAAAATGGGTCCGGTTTTTGATACCTTGTTCAAAACGGTCGCGTAGTTCGATCTTCAATCTCTCATACTCTACGTGCCACTTATGGCCGCTAGCAATAACCGACATCTTGATTCGATTTGCAAGGTTGAATGATACAACTACATCAACACCGAAAACGCCAAAAAAGATTCCCACAAAGAAGACTAAATCATAACGGATTAATAGTGAAACGATATTTTCTTTTAGTACAGGATAAATAAGATAGTAAAAAAATGTTCCGATAAGGGTCCAGAGGAAACTATAAAAGGGGCAAACAAGCCCCATTATATTTAGTTTTTTTTGTCTGTAATCCCACAATCGAATCTTAAAGAAATTTAAGAAAAAGAGTCCTGTGAAAAACTCAAGTGTAGTAAGAGATAACAGGAAAATAGGAATCAGGTATACAATGTCGATCTTCAAAGAAGATAGGAAATAGAGAACAATTGTACCAAAACCATATAAGGGAAGCCAGGGGCCGTTAAGAAAACCCGGATTTATCCATCTTTTGGCTAAACCAAAATATCTTCGCCACAATAGCTCTATGCACCAACCGAAAATTGTTCCGCACATAAATAAGAATGTCAGCTTTATAGTAAATTCCATAGGCTACTTTAATCTGTGGAAAGGAAAAAGTAAATAACGAGGTTTTATCCTATTACCAGAGAGTGCTGCGTAGATGAGAGCCTCACCATTGTTACCCAATTATGTAATCCAATCCGGCAAAATTTCTTCGATCTCAATCTCAAAGGGCCGCCAGAAGACTTCCACCTTTGTCCAAATCCCAGCCTCATCGCCTTCTCTATCTCCCCATACTTCATAACGCGAAACAATTTCTCCAGCTGGACGCGAATAGGTTATTTTCCCATGCGTCGTAATATTTGCAGAGTGGCTTGATTCTACGTTTGGCCGATATGATACTATTCTCCATCCATCGGGTGGCGTATAAGCAGCAGCCCAATCGCTCCATCCTTCAACTTCTGTCCAGTCACTTCTTTCTTCTCTAGCATGCATATAAACACGAGTTTGAATTGTATTTTCATATAATCGACTTTGAGCCTTGCAGACAACACTCATGTGTTTATCACTTTTGGTATTAAAATCCTTATCCCCCCTCCTTACTTTGGGAGGCATATAGCTAGTACGACCTATATCAACCCGCTCACTTGTACGATTGGGTTGCCAAGGCAATACAACAGCCTCTGGTAATAGTCCAGGGTAATCCGTCCATGTAGTGCAGAGTTTTACAACACGTTTTTCATAAAGTGTCTTTGCGATATCTCTAAGATTTATTGTAATTTGATAATGTGTTGTTCTAGCAATATAGTTTTCATCAATTTGAGTTACGGTACCATCTGTTGAAAGCATTTCAAATTCCAACAATGAACCAGCAGAATCCTTTTTATCCATGTCATAACCGGACAAAGTAATCGTTCCCCATCCATCCGGATTTGCTTTTAGATCAATAGCATCTGGGGTCATTTGACAAAAAGCTGGTGCCAATGGTGGTAGCGTAGTTCCTCTTAGCTGAGCTTTGAGTTGTTGAAGTGATCGAATGGCTCGATCGCCTAAAAAATCAACATTACATCGAAATTCTATACCTGCTTCAGCTATACTACGAGAAGCAAGCTGCTGAGCATCTTGTCGGATAGTGTTGGATATGTCCTTGGGAAGGTTCGCTGCAACACGCTGTAAAACAGTTTGCCAAGATGCGGACTCAGATGTTATATCTTCTATCCCGCGATCAATAACACTTATGGCTTCATCTATTGAATCACAACTACCACAACTTGTAAGCAAAGCCACTGAAAGACCTATAAGGAAAATGGTTTTAATACCTTTTAGCAAACTTTTGTGCTCAAAGTCATTCCTACACTTTCCTATCACGGCTTTTACGTCTTGCATCTCATGAACCTCCATATTACGTTTCTCTAACCTATCAACCTCCCTGGTAAAAGAATTTAGCAGTAACTAAATCATTTCTTTTTTGTGTGCAGTTTGCAAATTTTCTTTAAAGATTAATCGTTTAACAGAGGAAATAAAACTCTAACTTTCAGGATTAATACTGATAATATCCTTTGCTGCTATAATAGATTGCTGGACAGAGTCTTCTCCTGATCTTATTTCCGCTACCAGTTATTTTTGCTGAAACACCGGGACTCGGGGCTATGGTTCGTATGGGGGAAACGATCCCCCATACGGCTATGATCAGATCTTTTCGACCCGAACCGAAATAGAACCGCCCATTTTTTTCAAGGGGGAAACATCTCCCTTTAGCATTCCAAAAGGGTTTCCCTCCGAAGCCATTCTGGGCTCGTTGCCATGGCTCACGGGAGTGGGACCGAAAAAGATGCAAAACGCCGATCCCGAAGGCCAGTACGCTAATTCTCCAACTTTCATTTCGTCGGTCGCATCATCGGCCAGGGGAAATCTCGCACCAATGGAACCATAGTATTCATCTCCCCATCGACTCATACGAATAATCAACGGGAGCATTTCTGCGATTTTCCGGCCAGTCGGATTATCATACAACCGTCCGGAAAATTCTTCATTTTCGATAATAAGTTTAATTTCCATCTTTACCTCTCATATTCACTCGATTTTGATTGCTTCAAATGAAGTTAATGTATCAAGATAAAAGTAAATTTTATTTCCTTTTAATTCATAGTTACATTCTTTTCCCGTGAGCATGCTTTTAACCGAACTCGGTTCTTTACTGCAAGGAACGGCTACATATATATCGTGCAAATCGACCGGCTCGAAATACGAATTATTGAAGTAGCCGGTTCCATTGATAAGATGTACATAGCTTGCAGAATCATCCTTTTTTTTGTTCCACGTTATCTCTACTGCCGGCGGTGCATTGCTCTCCACAGGCTCGTATCCCAAGGTATTTTCGAGCAGGTCAGCCATAAAGTTATCCATGCTCGGGAATCCAAAGCGCTGGAATTCATCTCCGGGATACCAGGGGATATATACAGCCC
Coding sequences:
- a CDS encoding putative ABC transporter permease, translated to MEFTIKLTFLFMCGTIFGWCIELLWRRYFGLAKRWINPGFLNGPWLPLYGFGTIVLYFLSSLKIDIVYLIPIFLLSLTTLEFFTGLFFLNFFKIRLWDYRQKKLNIMGLVCPFYSFLWTLIGTFFYYLIYPVLKENIVSLLIRYDLVFFVGIFFGVFGVDVVVSFNLANRIKMSVIASGHKWHVEYERLKIELRDRFEQGIKNRTHFLLPFNGESGLLLNKRLSEHREKILKPIKNIKNRLKL
- a CDS encoding cyclophilin-like fold protein, whose translation is MEIKLIIENEEFSGRLYDNPTGRKIAEMLPLIIRMSRWGDEYYGSIGARFPLADDATDEMKVGELAYWPSGSAFCIFFGPTPVSHGNEPRMASEGNPFGMLKGDVSPLKKMGGSISVRVEKI